In Gammaproteobacteria bacterium, the DNA window GCGAACGGTGACCCAGGAACGGCGTTTTGGACGACCGGTGGTATTGCCGCAAGCGTTGTTGCGTGGCGTGATGACCGTGCGGGATGGGGCGGCTTTTGCGGCATTGCTGGCGCGTGGCATCGGGCGGCATCGGGCGTTTGGCTATGGCATGTTGTTATTGAGGCCGCCAACATGAGTTTGCTGGTCGGGCGGTTAGGGTTGGCGGCAGCGCGGATCCCGCAGATGGATCGCCACGGGTTGATCTGGTTGGAGCGGGGCGGATTGACGGTTGAGGAGGGGACGCTGCGGTTTCGGGCGGCAGCATCGGAAGCTCTGGAGTCCGGGGATTATGCGGTGCCTTATCAGGGGGTGTCGATGATTCTACTGGGGCCAGGGTCAACGGTGAGCCATGATGCGTTGCGGTTATTGGCGCGACATGGGACGTTACTGGCGGCAGTCGGCGAAGGTGGGGTGAAGATTTATACTGCGCCGCCCTTGGGGCCGGGATCGTCAGCCGTGGCGCGGGCGCACGCCCGGTTATGGGCGGATGAGAAGGCGCGTCTCGATGTAGCGCGGCGGATGTATGCATTCCGCTTTGGGCGGATTTTGCCGCACAGGGAGATTGAAGTGCTGCGTGGCATTGAAGGCGCGCGAATGAAGGAGACGTATCGGATTGCCGCGGAACAGCATGGCATTCTGTGGCAAGGCCGCCGATACAATCGGCAGAATCCAACAGGCGCAGACATTCCGAATCAAGCCCTTAACCATGCAGCGACCTTTGTAGAGTCGGCGGCGGAGATTGCGGTGACGGCAGTAGGCGCGTTGGCGCCGTTGGGATTTATTCATGAGGATTCGAGTAATGCGTTTACCCTGGATATTGCCGATTTGTACCGGGCGGAGCTGACGGTGCCCTTGGCGTTTAGTGTAGCTAAACGGGCGTTGGCCGATCCAGAATTGCTCTTGGAACGGGCGTTGCGTAAGGAAGCCGCACAGCAGTTTCGTAAGCAACAGGTCATTGCGGGCATGATTGATCGTGTCAAGGAGTTGCTTCGTGTCAATGACAGTAGTCGTAACACGTAATGTATCGGATCGTATCCGGGGCTTTCTAGCGTCATCGATGTTGGAATTGGGGCCAGGGGTATACAGTGCGCCACGTTTGTCGGTGGCGGTGTGCGAGCGGATTTGGGATGTGGTGTCGGAGTGGTTTTTGTTGGAGCGCGAAGCGTCGGTGGTGATGGTGT includes these proteins:
- the cas1e gene encoding type I-E CRISPR-associated endonuclease Cas1, which encodes MSLLVGRLGLAAARIPQMDRHGLIWLERGGLTVEEGTLRFRAAASEALESGDYAVPYQGVSMILLGPGSTVSHDALRLLARHGTLLAAVGEGGVKIYTAPPLGPGSSAVARAHARLWADEKARLDVARRMYAFRFGRILPHREIEVLRGIEGARMKETYRIAAEQHGILWQGRRYNRQNPTGADIPNQALNHAATFVESAAEIAVTAVGALAPLGFIHEDSSNAFTLDIADLYRAELTVPLAFSVAKRALADPELLLERALRKEAAQQFRKQQVIAGMIDRVKELLRVNDSSRNT
- the cas2e gene encoding type I-E CRISPR-associated endoribonuclease Cas2; its protein translation is MSMTVVVTRNVSDRIRGFLASSMLELGPGVYSAPRLSVAVCERIWDVVSEWFLLEREASVVMVWADAQVPGGQNVQVLGVPPVELVEIDGLIVTRRPLKPEKPIHAVGDSATD